In a single window of the Terrirubrum flagellatum genome:
- the pstC gene encoding phosphate ABC transporter permease subunit PstC: protein MSAAPLAMTEATESGQLSRRTKPSTTSDRLFEYASRGSALIVLVLLAGIMLSMVIGGWPAFRQFGVGFLTSSVWDTQSDQYGAWPAIAGTLTTAAIAMIVGIPLSLGIAIFLTQLAPAWMKRPVSTAVELLAAVPSIIYGMWGLFVFVPLVGAYVQTPVSKIVEGLPLVGTILYARAPSGLGVLTAGLILAFMITPFIASITRDMLDQIPSVLRESAYGVGCTTWEVVRHVLLPQAGVSIIGATMLGLGRALGETMAVTFVIGNANRLSASVFDPGSTIASRVANEFNEALGMQLSALIALGCILFFVTFVVLCCARLLVARVGKI from the coding sequence ATGAGCGCGGCGCCCCTGGCGATGACTGAAGCGACGGAAAGCGGCCAGTTGAGTCGCCGCACCAAGCCTTCAACGACGTCCGATCGACTATTCGAATATGCGAGCCGGGGATCGGCGCTGATCGTGCTGGTTCTTCTCGCCGGCATCATGCTGTCGATGGTCATCGGCGGCTGGCCAGCCTTCCGCCAGTTCGGCGTCGGCTTTCTGACCTCGAGCGTGTGGGATACGCAAAGCGATCAATACGGTGCCTGGCCTGCGATCGCCGGCACGCTCACCACCGCGGCGATCGCGATGATCGTCGGCATCCCTCTTTCGCTCGGCATCGCGATCTTCCTGACGCAGCTCGCGCCGGCCTGGATGAAGCGGCCCGTCTCCACGGCCGTCGAGTTGCTCGCCGCGGTGCCCAGCATCATCTACGGCATGTGGGGTCTGTTCGTGTTCGTGCCGCTTGTCGGCGCCTATGTTCAGACGCCGGTGTCCAAGATCGTCGAGGGTCTGCCGCTCGTCGGCACGATCCTCTATGCGCGCGCGCCCTCGGGCCTCGGCGTGCTGACCGCGGGGCTGATCCTCGCCTTCATGATCACGCCCTTCATCGCCTCGATCACGCGCGACATGCTGGATCAGATTCCATCCGTGCTGCGCGAGAGTGCGTATGGAGTCGGCTGCACGACATGGGAGGTGGTGCGCCATGTGCTGCTGCCACAGGCGGGCGTCAGCATTATCGGCGCCACCATGCTGGGCCTTGGCCGCGCGCTCGGCGAAACCATGGCGGTGACCTTTGTTATCGGCAACGCCAACCGCCTCTCGGCTTCAGTGTTCGATCCCGGATCGACCATCGCGTCGCGCGTCGCCAATGAGTTCAACGAAGCGCTCGGCATGCAGCTCAGCGCGCTGATCGCGCTCGGATGCATCCTGTTCTTCGTGACTTTCGTCGTCCTCTGCTGCGCGCGGCTTCTCGTCGCCCGCGTCGGCAAGATCTGA
- the pstS gene encoding phosphate ABC transporter substrate-binding protein PstS: MKPMNFLAAAGFLAASAISASAADITGAGATFPFPLYAKWAEAYKASANIGLNYQSIGSGGGIRQIKAKTVDFGASDMPLKGDELKTDGLIQFPSAMGGIVPAINVQGVGAGGLKLTGAVLADIYLGKITKWNDKAIAGLNSGVTLPDAAINVVYRSDGSGTSFVWTDYLSRVSDEWKSKIGANTSVSWPVGVGGKGNEGVSASVKQVPNSIGYVEYAYAKQNKLAFALVANKDGKYPAPENKAFQAAAANADWNAAPGFGIILNNQPGDEAWPITSATFILIRKDGDAAKNQAALKFFDWAYSNGDKIATDLDYVPLPTNVKAAIRQTWGQELKFTH, encoded by the coding sequence GTGAAACCGATGAATTTTCTGGCCGCGGCCGGCTTCCTCGCCGCGTCGGCCATTTCCGCCTCCGCCGCCGATATCACCGGCGCCGGCGCGACCTTCCCTTTCCCGCTCTACGCCAAGTGGGCCGAGGCCTATAAGGCCTCAGCGAATATCGGCCTGAACTACCAGTCGATCGGCTCGGGCGGCGGCATCCGTCAGATCAAGGCGAAGACCGTCGATTTTGGCGCGTCCGACATGCCTCTCAAGGGCGACGAGCTCAAGACCGACGGCCTGATCCAGTTCCCGTCCGCGATGGGCGGCATCGTCCCCGCGATCAACGTTCAGGGCGTCGGCGCCGGCGGGCTCAAGCTCACAGGCGCGGTTCTCGCCGACATCTATCTCGGCAAGATCACCAAGTGGAACGACAAGGCGATCGCCGGCCTCAACTCGGGCGTGACCTTGCCCGATGCTGCAATCAACGTGGTCTATCGCTCGGACGGCTCGGGCACGAGCTTCGTGTGGACGGACTATCTGTCGCGCGTCTCGGACGAGTGGAAGTCGAAGATCGGCGCCAACACCTCGGTCAGTTGGCCGGTCGGCGTCGGCGGCAAGGGCAACGAGGGCGTCTCCGCGTCGGTCAAGCAGGTCCCGAACTCGATCGGCTATGTCGAGTACGCCTACGCCAAGCAGAACAAGCTCGCTTTTGCGCTCGTCGCCAACAAGGACGGCAAGTATCCGGCGCCTGAGAACAAGGCCTTCCAGGCCGCGGCCGCCAACGCCGACTGGAACGCTGCTCCGGGCTTCGGCATCATCCTGAACAACCAGCCGGGCGACGAAGCGTGGCCGATCACGTCGGCGACCTTCATCCTCATCCGCAAGGATGGCGACGCCGCCAAGAACCAGGCCGCGCTGAAGTTCTTCGATTGGGCCTACTCCAACGGCGACAAGATCGCGACCGATCTCGACTACGTCCCGCTCCCGACCAATGTGAAGGCGGCGATCCGCCAGACATGGGGTCAGGAACTGAAGTTCACGCACTAA
- a CDS encoding sensor histidine kinase: MPDAHRLLAAIPAPAILIGPDDDVAAANGPAVDLFPRLKIGEPLWTGVRAPDIFAAASAARQGGRASVEHVERIPVERRYAVEATLEPESGGAVLLLFNDRTAELAAERMRTDFVANASHELRTPLASLIGFIETLQGAARNDANARDRFLGVMSDQARRMARLIDDLLSLSRIEMNRHVPPSAPVNVEGVVREAVDGLRLVARDRQAQLHLKTESGPWTVAGDRDELYRVVENLVENALKYGRDGGRTDVLVGAGASLPGDGRAVKIVVSDDGPGIAPEHLPRLTERFYRVDAKESRQKGGTGLGLALVKHIVGRHRGRLDIASEVGKGSSFSITLPLLR; the protein is encoded by the coding sequence ATGCCTGACGCTCATCGCCTGCTGGCGGCGATCCCTGCCCCCGCGATCCTGATCGGTCCGGACGACGACGTCGCGGCCGCGAACGGCCCGGCGGTTGATCTTTTTCCCCGACTCAAGATCGGCGAGCCGCTCTGGACCGGGGTCCGCGCGCCCGACATCTTCGCCGCCGCATCCGCGGCCCGACAGGGCGGGCGAGCCTCGGTCGAGCATGTCGAACGCATCCCGGTCGAGAGGCGCTACGCGGTCGAAGCGACTTTGGAGCCAGAGAGCGGCGGCGCCGTCCTCCTGCTGTTCAACGACCGTACGGCCGAACTGGCGGCCGAGCGTATGCGGACGGATTTCGTCGCCAACGCCAGCCACGAACTGCGAACCCCGCTCGCCTCTTTGATCGGCTTCATCGAAACCCTTCAGGGCGCAGCGCGGAACGACGCCAATGCGCGGGATCGCTTTCTTGGCGTCATGAGCGATCAGGCCCGTCGCATGGCTCGCCTAATTGATGATCTCCTGTCGCTCTCGCGGATCGAGATGAATCGCCACGTCCCGCCCTCGGCTCCCGTGAATGTCGAGGGGGTGGTCCGCGAGGCGGTCGACGGATTGCGGCTCGTGGCGCGCGACCGCCAGGCGCAGCTTCATCTGAAGACGGAAAGCGGTCCATGGACGGTCGCCGGCGATCGCGACGAGCTCTACCGGGTGGTGGAGAACCTGGTCGAGAACGCCCTTAAATATGGCCGCGACGGCGGGCGAACCGACGTTCTGGTTGGTGCCGGCGCGTCGCTGCCCGGCGATGGCCGCGCGGTGAAGATCGTCGTCAGCGATGATGGGCCGGGGATCGCGCCAGAACATCTTCCGCGTTTGACTGAACGCTTCTATCGGGTGGATGCGAAGGAAAGCCGGCAAAAGGGTGGCACCGGCCTTGGGCTGGCGCTCGTGAAACATATTGTCGGCCGCCATCGCGGCCGGCTCGATATCGCGAGTGAGGTCGGCAAAGGCTCAAGCTTTTCCATTACTTTGCCCCTCCTGCGGTGA
- the rimP gene encoding ribosome maturation factor RimP codes for MSSAEPRLITETGLAARVASIVEPPIEGLGFRLVRVKVTAQNGCTVQIMAERPDGQMGVDECEAVSRAISPIFDVEDPIAGEYNLEISSPGIDRPLVRASDFTRWAGHDAKIEMATPFNGRKRYRGVVEGVEDDSAIVRNEDAPEGEDPHWRIPIADMHEARLVLTDALIDAALGRTGAKPKSPKPRGGPRKPHPKAQQKSADNTSQGERKPRPNKTKEN; via the coding sequence ATGAGCAGCGCCGAACCGCGCCTCATCACCGAAACCGGCCTCGCCGCGCGCGTGGCGTCAATTGTCGAGCCGCCAATCGAGGGGCTGGGTTTCCGTCTCGTGCGCGTGAAGGTCACCGCGCAGAACGGCTGCACCGTGCAGATCATGGCCGAGCGCCCGGATGGCCAAATGGGCGTCGATGAATGCGAGGCGGTGAGCCGCGCGATCTCGCCGATCTTTGACGTCGAGGACCCGATCGCAGGCGAATATAATCTTGAAATCTCGTCGCCGGGCATCGACCGCCCGCTGGTGCGCGCCAGTGATTTCACGCGCTGGGCCGGACACGACGCCAAGATCGAAATGGCCACGCCATTCAATGGCCGCAAGCGCTATCGCGGCGTGGTCGAGGGCGTCGAAGACGATTCAGCCATCGTGCGCAACGAGGACGCGCCGGAAGGCGAAGATCCGCATTGGCGCATTCCGATCGCCGATATGCATGAGGCGCGGCTCGTCCTCACCGACGCGCTGATCGACGCCGCTCTCGGCCGCACGGGCGCCAAGCCGAAGTCGCCTAAGCCCAGGGGCGGCCCTCGCAAACCGCATCCGAAAGCCCAGCAGAAATCCGCAGACAACACATCACAGGGCGAGCGAAAACCGCGCCCGAACAAGACGAAGGAGAATTGA